A window of the Euzebya pacifica genome harbors these coding sequences:
- a CDS encoding diacylglycerol/lipid kinase family protein, with the protein MASTSSSGGRGYLLVRNTAAGTDDQAFVDAVCHALGTAEVVATDGPGDVDDALRAADGRMVVACGGDGSLHLLVERARALGLADRVELGLVPLGTGNDFAGHLGIPTDPDGAAAVLRDGPTRAMDVLIGDDDQVVVNAVHVGIGVEAARRADDLKASLGALAYPLGAMVAGVAAEGLQVEVRVDGERIDLGDPALMVIVGNGPTIGGGTPAVPSARPDDGVLDVVVSHAVGPAARTAFGMALARGTHVDRDDVVTARGGRVEILGPRLAHNADGDLAEATDTPRSYRIEPASYRLRVPPAP; encoded by the coding sequence GCTGCCGGCACCGACGACCAGGCGTTCGTCGACGCGGTCTGCCACGCCCTCGGAACCGCCGAGGTCGTCGCCACCGACGGTCCGGGCGACGTCGACGACGCGCTGCGCGCCGCCGACGGCCGCATGGTCGTGGCCTGTGGCGGCGACGGGTCCCTGCACCTGCTGGTCGAACGGGCCCGGGCCCTCGGCCTTGCCGACCGGGTCGAGCTCGGCCTGGTCCCGCTGGGCACCGGCAACGACTTCGCCGGCCACCTCGGGATCCCGACCGACCCCGACGGCGCCGCCGCCGTCCTCCGCGACGGCCCCACCCGGGCCATGGACGTCCTCATCGGTGACGACGACCAGGTCGTCGTCAACGCGGTGCACGTCGGCATCGGGGTCGAGGCGGCCCGACGGGCCGATGACCTGAAGGCCTCACTCGGCGCGCTGGCCTACCCGCTGGGGGCCATGGTCGCCGGGGTGGCAGCCGAGGGCCTGCAGGTGGAGGTGCGGGTCGACGGCGAACGGATCGACCTGGGCGACCCGGCGCTGATGGTGATCGTCGGCAACGGCCCGACCATCGGTGGCGGCACGCCAGCGGTGCCGTCCGCACGGCCCGACGACGGCGTGCTGGACGTGGTCGTCAGCCACGCCGTGGGCCCCGCCGCCCGGACGGCGTTCGGCATGGCGTTGGCCCGAGGGACGCACGTCGATCGTGACGACGTCGTGACCGCTCGCGGCGGCCGGGTGGAGATCCTCGGTCCGCGGCTGGCCCACAACGCCGACGGCGACCTCGCCGAGGCGACGGACACGCCACGCAGCTACCGCATCGAACCGGCCAGCTACCGGCTGCGGGTGCCGCCGGCGCCCTGA
- a CDS encoding collagen-like protein has translation MAAASTRSLAVAVVATMAAIALTATAVIAQAPTDTQFTGCLKNGTLSQVATGAEPDRACRSNETQISWSATGPQGETGPVGDQGPQGIQGIPGVDGVDGVDGADGAVGPEGPAGPAGPRGLTGADGAPGDDGLDGARGDVGPAGPAGPMGPIGPEGAAGQDGSDGATGPAGPAGPAGPAGARGATGPAGEAGPQGSPGADGLEGPQGPTGAPGPAGPAGPEGPQGPAGESVAAQSCAAGTFVTGIDANGLLLCEGISQIQSPNGVYTVTVTNDGATMRGYGTSVQLDANRIALGIGGSSLVLDPSSMTLGALSLDLAAQNRLGLESQSTVVMSSSLLHLLGGQVHFGACDGRLPVARVGDGTTTYGLGGPGEITSGSDTVFAC, from the coding sequence ATGGCAGCTGCATCGACACGTTCACTGGCGGTGGCAGTCGTCGCGACGATGGCCGCCATCGCCCTCACCGCGACTGCGGTCATCGCCCAGGCGCCGACCGACACCCAGTTCACCGGGTGCCTCAAGAACGGGACCCTGTCGCAGGTGGCCACCGGCGCCGAACCCGACCGGGCGTGCAGGTCCAACGAGACGCAGATCTCGTGGAGCGCCACCGGACCGCAGGGCGAGACCGGGCCCGTCGGGGACCAGGGCCCGCAGGGAATCCAGGGCATTCCCGGCGTCGACGGCGTCGACGGCGTCGACGGTGCCGACGGGGCAGTCGGGCCGGAGGGTCCCGCCGGGCCTGCGGGGCCGCGAGGCCTCACGGGTGCGGACGGTGCACCGGGCGACGACGGACTGGACGGCGCCCGCGGCGACGTGGGGCCAGCGGGTCCGGCAGGCCCGATGGGCCCGATCGGACCGGAGGGGGCCGCCGGGCAGGACGGCAGCGACGGTGCCACCGGGCCCGCTGGCCCAGCAGGTCCTGCCGGGCCGGCTGGTGCACGGGGTGCCACGGGGCCAGCCGGCGAAGCGGGTCCGCAGGGCAGCCCCGGCGCCGATGGCCTGGAGGGCCCGCAGGGACCCACGGGGGCACCTGGACCGGCTGGACCGGCCGGTCCAGAGGGGCCGCAGGGGCCCGCCGGCGAGTCGGTCGCCGCGCAGAGCTGCGCCGCCGGCACGTTCGTCACCGGTATCGACGCCAACGGACTGCTCCTGTGCGAGGGCATCTCGCAGATCCAGAGTCCCAACGGGGTCTACACGGTCACCGTGACGAACGACGGGGCGACGATGCGCGGCTACGGGACGTCGGTGCAGCTGGACGCCAACAGGATCGCGCTGGGGATCGGCGGGAGCTCGCTGGTCCTCGATCCCTCGTCCATGACCCTCGGTGCGCTCTCCCTCGACCTCGCGGCGCAGAATCGCCTTGGCCTCGAGTCCCAGAGCACTGTGGTGATGAGCTCCAGCCTCCTACACCTCCTTGGCGGCCAAGTGCACTTCGGAGCATGCGATGGCCGGCTGCCAGTGGCCCGTGTCGGGGATGGCACCACCACTTACGGCTTGGGGGGACCTGGCGAGATCACCTCTGGGAGCGACACCGTCTTCGCCTGCTGA